A region from the Algoriphagus machipongonensis genome encodes:
- a CDS encoding acyl-CoA dehydrogenase family protein gives MNSELFSHELAQKAENLGKLPEEWLQVIYEEKWFKLFVPKELGGLGCNLKEALQIEEKLAKLDGSLGWTVTLCAGAAWFVGFMDKPTREEVFPNSALCLAGSGFVGGKANKVNDQYIIDGSWTYASGALHATNLTANCEILENGKAVLDTDGKPVVKAFLLKKDEVKILDGWNYMGMIATGSHAFEVENQEVPLNRCFEIEPSKTQLPDPIYKFPFLQFAEATLAVNILGITEHLIDLIEASFWKRNEYRAYDVKHIEYFESLLKKRKSRLKKEKAKFYKSVENAWLQLDQEGGISKKKLKKVSKISRKLTQKCREVNAKLYPFAGLEAAKTHTELNRVWRDFNTVGQHALLIFPF, from the coding sequence TCGCTCAAAAAGCTGAGAATTTAGGTAAACTTCCTGAGGAATGGCTGCAAGTTATTTACGAGGAAAAATGGTTTAAACTATTTGTGCCAAAGGAACTTGGCGGCTTAGGATGTAATCTAAAAGAAGCACTCCAAATTGAAGAAAAACTAGCCAAGCTAGATGGAAGTCTTGGTTGGACGGTGACGCTTTGTGCTGGAGCAGCTTGGTTTGTAGGTTTCATGGATAAACCAACCCGTGAAGAGGTATTTCCTAATTCGGCTTTATGCCTGGCAGGGAGCGGATTTGTGGGAGGAAAAGCCAATAAAGTAAACGATCAATACATTATTGATGGGAGCTGGACTTATGCTTCTGGAGCCTTGCATGCCACAAATTTGACTGCTAATTGTGAAATTCTAGAAAATGGAAAGGCGGTTTTAGATACTGATGGAAAGCCGGTGGTAAAAGCATTTTTGCTGAAGAAAGACGAAGTGAAAATTCTCGATGGATGGAATTATATGGGGATGATAGCTACAGGGAGCCATGCCTTTGAAGTAGAAAATCAAGAAGTCCCTCTAAACAGATGTTTTGAAATAGAACCTTCAAAAACTCAACTTCCAGACCCGATTTATAAGTTCCCATTTCTACAGTTCGCGGAGGCTACTCTTGCAGTAAATATACTGGGGATCACAGAGCATTTGATAGATTTGATTGAGGCTAGTTTTTGGAAGAGAAATGAATATAGGGCTTATGATGTTAAGCATATTGAGTACTTCGAAAGCCTTTTGAAAAAGCGGAAATCCCGGTTAAAGAAGGAAAAAGCTAAATTTTATAAGTCAGTAGAAAATGCTTGGTTGCAACTGGATCAAGAGGGGGGGATTTCGAAGAAAAAACTGAAGAAGGTAAGTAAGATCAGTCGAAAACTGACTCAGAAATGTAGAGAAGTAAATGCTAAGCTTTATCCTTTTGCTGGCTTAGAGGCTGCAAAAACTCATACTGAGCTTAATAGAGTTTGGAGAGATTTTAATACCGTTGGGCAGCACGCACTACTGATTTTTCCTTTTTGA
- a CDS encoding diacylglycerol/lipid kinase family protein, which produces MKQLHFIVNPISGKGKSLVTEKLLHTHFPTSEYTIDIQFTKFKKHAIELVHEAIQANTDLIVACGGDGTINEVASQLVNSKIPLGIIPQGSGNGLSSNLKIPRNLDQALQVIKNFKVDAIDVGKINDHFFFSNTGIGFDASLIKHYELSQKRTLKGYIQAGLTAFFEKKKSEALLVKKDENQFSILPFLIFVSNSNEMGYRMSITPKASLQDGLLDVVMIPQTNPINKVIWSTSLLLKKSHWFQKIQTFQTNKIQLEGEEITEFEVQIDGEFKTLLTKEITIQVLPKSLKILMP; this is translated from the coding sequence TTGAAACAGTTACACTTTATAGTCAATCCAATTTCCGGAAAAGGAAAATCCTTGGTAACTGAAAAATTACTTCATACGCATTTCCCCACCTCGGAATACACTATCGATATACAATTCACGAAATTTAAAAAACATGCTATTGAGCTTGTTCATGAAGCTATACAAGCTAATACAGATTTGATTGTCGCCTGTGGTGGAGATGGTACTATCAATGAAGTTGCATCTCAACTAGTCAACTCAAAAATCCCATTAGGGATTATTCCACAAGGTTCAGGAAATGGCCTTTCCTCCAACCTAAAGATTCCTAGAAATTTGGATCAGGCACTTCAGGTGATTAAAAATTTTAAAGTGGATGCCATTGATGTAGGTAAAATAAATGACCACTTTTTTTTCAGTAACACCGGAATTGGTTTTGATGCCTCATTGATCAAACATTATGAGCTTTCCCAAAAAAGAACCTTAAAAGGCTACATCCAGGCTGGACTGACAGCTTTCTTTGAAAAGAAAAAGTCTGAGGCATTACTTGTGAAAAAGGATGAAAACCAATTTTCGATCTTACCATTTTTGATTTTCGTCTCGAATTCAAATGAAATGGGATACCGAATGAGTATCACGCCAAAAGCATCTCTGCAAGATGGACTATTGGATGTGGTGATGATCCCACAAACAAACCCAATCAACAAAGTAATCTGGAGTACTTCTCTCCTTTTGAAAAAAAGTCATTGGTTTCAGAAAATTCAAACTTTCCAGACAAATAAAATCCAACTTGAAGGCGAAGAAATAACTGAGTTTGAAGTACAGATTGATGGGGAATTCAAAACACTACTGACAAAAGAAATAACTATTCAGGTTCTCCCCAAAAGCCTTAAAATCCTCATGCCTTAA